AACGTGATCTTCCACCCAACGGCCAGGAACAAATAAGCGATCACCGGGGCAGCCACCACACTTCCCAATGAAGCGCCGGCCCCAAAAATACCCTGCGCAATGGCCCTCTCTTTTGCCGGAAACCATTCGGCATTACTCTTGGTAGCGCCGGGCCAGTTGCCTGCCTCACTCACCCCCAGCAAAAAACGAAAGACACTGAACGATAAAATACTTTTGGCCAGCGCATGCAGTGCAATGCTGATACTCCAGCCAATAATGGAAACCGTCATCCCCAGGCGGGTGCCAATGGCGTCCATCAGTTTTCCTGTTACAGTTTGACCGATGGCATAGGCTACCATAAAGAACGTAGTAATAAAAGCCAGGGCGCTTTTGCTGTCGGCATCGGCAATCCCAAAGTCTTTATAAATATAGGGCCACATAAAATTGATGGCGCCGCGATCGATGTAATTGATGATGGTAGCCAGCGCCACCAACCCAACTATATACCACCGCAAGCCTTTTATCTTAAATGCCGATTTTGTAACCGGAACGCTGGCCGTTTGTTCTATGGGTTGTGTTACTTTCATTATTGATGTGTTACGGTCACTTTATAGATCACTACTTCACCATAAGCATCACAGCTTTCTCCTGCAACTTTTTTCCGGCCCTGGCAATTTGATTGTACATAGGCGCCGGCTTTAAAATAAGCGCCGGAAAAATGCACGGGATAGGTTTCTGCCAACGCATCGTTGTAGTAACTTTTCACTGCCCCGTTCGCCACTTCAAACTTTACCCTGAACCGGGTGCCCAATTCATAGTCCCTCGTCAACACAGCGCCATCGGCGCCATTGTGATCGATGAATAATTTCTTTCCTTCCAGTCTGAACACGATCACATCATCATTAGCATCGTGGATCTGTCCGGCCACGATATGCGGTTTTACCACCGGCAGGTGCGTAATGGCCTGTTCAATTTCCATGGTATGTGTACCAGCGTCAGACGACCAGCTGGCGCCGCTTTTTCCATTGTTGATCATTTCGCGCAATTCGCTTCGCGGAAAACCGGAGCCACTGGTGGTAACACCACCGCAATTGGCGCGAAACACTACGCCGGTATTGTTCTCATTGTTATGGAACCAGGGATCGATCGTATACGTAGCCAGCTTCGGTTGTTTTATTTCATCGGAGGTACCGTTCTTATCTTCATCCAGCGGCGTATTCAGTTTCCAGTTGGTGAGGTTCAGCACCGTGGCGGGATAGCTTTCTACGGGCTTACTGATACCTGAGGTAGTTACACAGGCAATCGCGCACAGGGCAATAAGCAATTCGTTCTTTCCTTTCATATAAGAGGTTTATTTCCCAAGCTGTAATTCCTTTAAAAATTTTATGATGGCCTTATTCACTTCTGAGTTTTGATCTGCCGGGAACCCGCCATGTTTTCCACCCGGCACAGTCATAAAGACTGTTTTCACGCCGGCTGCTTCCAACTGCTTATGCAGTTCAACCGACTCTTCGTAAGGCACTACGGGATCTGCATCGCCATGCACAATGAATACTGGTGGATTGTCTTTATTTACATAACTCACCGGCGATACTGATCTCATAAAGGCTTCGTCCTTTGCCTTATCGCCTAACCAGTTGGTGGCCGATTTACTGGTAATATGCGGACCATACGCCCAGTCATTCACATCGGTAATTCCATATTTGTCTATGATGGCGGCTACGTGTATGTTTTCTATACCCGGGCAGTTCCCATCAAATCGATGATCATTGGCCAGCAAACCCGCCATCAGGGCCAGGTGCCCACCCGCACTGCCTCCCATGATCACGATCTTGTTTACATCTACATTCAGCTCCTTCGCATTTTTGATTATATAGATCAACGCACAGCGGGCGTCTTCTACTGCGGCAGGCGCTTTTGCCTGCGGCGTAAGACGGTATTCAATATTGGCTACCGCAAAACCTGCTTTGAAGAAGGAGTTAAAACCGGTTTGTGATTCCTTGGTGCCGTGGTTCCAGCCACCGCCATGAATGTTTATAACAATGGGCGCCGGCCCTTTTTCTTTAGGCGCCAGGTACAGGTCCATCCTTTGTTGCCAGCCGCGGCCCTGGGTGTATACCACGTCTATCTGTGAAGTATATCCTGCCGGATAAGTTACTTTTTTGGCAGAGTCCTGGGCATACGATCCCAGGCAGGCCATTAAGCCCACAAAAATCAATGATGTATATCGCATTTTAAATCGGTTTTAAGTGTCGCGGTGATCCAATTGGTCTGTTACTTCAAAAAATCCTCCCGGTGGGGCGAGAATGAATCTATCAGCATTCCGGCTTCCAGGCACACGCAACCATGTAACACATTTGGTGGTACGTAGTAACCATCGCCTTTGCGAATGATCTTTTTTACATCGCCAATGGTCATTTCAAAAACGCCACTGTCAACATAGGTTACCTGTGAATGCGGATGCTGGTGCATGGCGCCCACCCCGCCTTTTACAAACTTTGCCTTTACCAGCATAACCTTTTCATCATAGCCGAAGATCTGCCGTGTAATGCCATTGCCAACGTCTTCCCAGGGTATCTCTTGCTCAAACTGAAACTCATTGCTTTGGATCATAAGGCCTATTTTATAGTAATAAATGATTGTTTGTTGTTGTACTGCAGGGTAACGGTATAGGTTTTCTTGTTGTACGTAAACTCAAACCCGGTGGTTTCGCTATTGTCGTTTACCAGTTTGATATCTTTTGTAAGCGGTTTAAAACCTTTAGTGTATTCTGCAATGGGATTGGTTTGCCCATGCGGCTCGGTAATATTGATGAACGTATGCCCGGCTGCCGCCTTCTGTGAAATAATAAA
The Niastella koreensis GR20-10 genome window above contains:
- a CDS encoding polysaccharide lyase family 7 protein, whose protein sequence is MKGKNELLIALCAIACVTTSGISKPVESYPATVLNLTNWKLNTPLDEDKNGTSDEIKQPKLATYTIDPWFHNNENNTGVVFRANCGGVTTSGSGFPRSELREMINNGKSGASWSSDAGTHTMEIEQAITHLPVVKPHIVAGQIHDANDDVIVFRLEGKKLFIDHNGADGAVLTRDYELGTRFRVKFEVANGAVKSYYNDALAETYPVHFSGAYFKAGAYVQSNCQGRKKVAGESCDAYGEVVIYKVTVTHQ
- a CDS encoding cupin domain-containing protein; its protein translation is MIQSNEFQFEQEIPWEDVGNGITRQIFGYDEKVMLVKAKFVKGGVGAMHQHPHSQVTYVDSGVFEMTIGDVKKIIRKGDGYYVPPNVLHGCVCLEAGMLIDSFSPHREDFLK
- a CDS encoding alpha/beta hydrolase, whose protein sequence is MRYTSLIFVGLMACLGSYAQDSAKKVTYPAGYTSQIDVVYTQGRGWQQRMDLYLAPKEKGPAPIVINIHGGGWNHGTKESQTGFNSFFKAGFAVANIEYRLTPQAKAPAAVEDARCALIYIIKNAKELNVDVNKIVIMGGSAGGHLALMAGLLANDHRFDGNCPGIENIHVAAIIDKYGITDVNDWAYGPHITSKSATNWLGDKAKDEAFMRSVSPVSYVNKDNPPVFIVHGDADPVVPYEESVELHKQLEAAGVKTVFMTVPGGKHGGFPADQNSEVNKAIIKFLKELQLGK